A single genomic interval of Prionailurus viverrinus isolate Anna chromosome A2, UM_Priviv_1.0, whole genome shotgun sequence harbors:
- the GP9 gene encoding platelet glycoprotein IX isoform X1 has protein sequence MPAWGALLLLWAAAEATKDCPAECTCQALETMGLSVDCRGRGLTALPTLPTQTRHLLLANNSLSSVPPGAFDYLPQLQVLDVTQNPWHCDCSLTYLRLWLEDRTPEALLHVRCASPKLATAHPLGQLTGSQDSGPHALLCPSAHMEHSGGPRRISHQHVAPVQILQKAGSHDTAVSKREAQKTPGRCRHQTPQTLESHLYPKQWSPNSSNKTVLSLRGFWCQQLN, from the exons ATGCCTGCCTGGGGGGCCCTGTTGCTGCTCTGGGCTGCCGCAGAGGCCACCAAGGACTGCCCGGCGGAGTGCacctgccaggccctggaaaccATGGGGCTGTCGGTGGactgcagggggcgggggctcacggccctgcccaccctgcccacccaGACCCGCCACCTCCTGCTGGCCAATAACAGCCTTAGCTCCGTGCCTCCGGGTGCCTTCGACTACCTGCCCCAGCTACAGGTCCTCGACGTGACGCAGAACCCCTGGCACTGCGACTGCAGTCTCACCTACCTGCGTCTCTGGCTGGAGGACCGCACGCCCGAGGCCCTGCTGCACGTCCGCTGCGCCAGCCCCAAGCTCGCCACGGCCCACCCCTTGGGCCAGCTCACGGG GTCCCAGGACTCCGGTCCGCACGCTCTCCTCTGTCCCAGCGCCCACATGGAACACTCTGGAGGGCCCAGGCGAATTTCACATCAACACGTGGCTCCCGTCCAAATTCTGCAGAAAGCTGGCTCTCACGACACAGCAGTGAGCAAGCGGGAGGCGCAGAAGACCCCGGGCAG GTGCCGACATCAGACACCTCAAACTCTGGAGTCCCACTTGTACCCCAAGCAATGGTCACCAAATTCTTCAAACAAGACTGTTCTCTCCCTCAGAGGATTCTGGTGCCAGCAGTTaaactaa
- the GP9 gene encoding platelet glycoprotein IX isoform X2 produces the protein MPAWGALLLLWAAAEATKDCPAECTCQALETMGLSVDCRGRGLTALPTLPTQTRHLLLANNSLSSVPPGAFDYLPQLQVLDVTQNPWHCDCSLTYLRLWLEDRTPEALLHVRCASPKLATAHPLGQLTGYELGSCGWHLQASWAYPGFWWDVALVVVATLGLALLAGLLCTATETLD, from the coding sequence ATGCCTGCCTGGGGGGCCCTGTTGCTGCTCTGGGCTGCCGCAGAGGCCACCAAGGACTGCCCGGCGGAGTGCacctgccaggccctggaaaccATGGGGCTGTCGGTGGactgcagggggcgggggctcacggccctgcccaccctgcccacccaGACCCGCCACCTCCTGCTGGCCAATAACAGCCTTAGCTCCGTGCCTCCGGGTGCCTTCGACTACCTGCCCCAGCTACAGGTCCTCGACGTGACGCAGAACCCCTGGCACTGCGACTGCAGTCTCACCTACCTGCGTCTCTGGCTGGAGGACCGCACGCCCGAGGCCCTGCTGCACGTCCGCTGCGCCAGCCCCAAGCTCGCCACGGCCCACCCCTTGGGCCAGCTCACGGGGTATGAGCTGGGCAGCTGCGGCTGGCACCTGCAGGCATCCTGGGCCTACCCGGGCTTCTGGTGGGATGTGGCGCTGGTGGTCGTGGCCACGCTGGGCCTGGCTCTCCTGGCTGGCCTGCTGTGCACCGCCACAGAGACCCTGGACTGA